Genomic window (Caldisericia bacterium):
TTCTATATCACCAACAGTTCCACCAATTTCAGTTATAATTATTTCACAGTTATCTTTTTTAATTACATCTTTTATACAATTTATAATTTCTTGAGTTAAATGTGGTATAACCTGTATTGTCTGACCTAAAAAATCACCTTTTCTCTCTTTTTCAATTATTGTTTTGTAAAGATATCCACTTGTAATATTATTATATCTTGACAGATTTTGATTTAAAAATCTCTCATAATGACCAATATCAAGATCAACTTCACCACCATCTCTTGTAACAAAAACTTCTCCATGTTGGTAAGGATTCATTGAGCCAGCATCTACATTTAGATATGGATCAAATTTTAACATTGATACATTGTAACCCATATTTTTAATTATGAGACCAAGAGATGATGCTAAAATTCCTTTACCTAAGGAGGACATTACTCCTCCTGTTAAAAATATAAATTTTGCCATATGTTTTTAGATTATATCTCTATTTTTTCCATCACCTCAACTTCTACATGTGCTATATCGATTATTTTGCTTATTGCCTCAATAAGTGCTTTACCCATATCAGATTCGAGACCTTTTTTCCATTTATCAAGTGATTCAACTGTATATTTAACATAAAAAATATTTGCCTCTCCATAAAGAGGCTTATAAACATCATAATCTTTTGCTCCCCACTCTTTTTGAACTGGCATAAACTCATTTAGCCACTTTTTAAAATCTTCAATTGTTTTTCCCTCTCTTAATTTATCCTTATAAATGATGTAAAACATTTAAATCACCTCCTTTTTAATTTTATCTTCTACTTTAATTATCCAAATTTTAATTCATTTTTCAAATTTAACAAGTTAAATGAAATGCCCCAGCTTTTCTTTTATTATCTATTTCATTAAATTTTTTCACTGCTTCCTTTGTTTTTAAAATATAATATTCAATTTTTTCATCTTTAAGTTTTTTAATTAAATCTTCGCTTACTCTCATTAAACCATTTGCACCTGTTCCAATTATTAAAACTTCTGGCTTATACTTCAAAACTTCAAAAAGATCTGCTTCTTTTAGTAAATGTCCTTCTTCTCTCCACCAATTTTCTATTATTTTATCCTCTATAATAATTAAATCACTTTTATAAACTTTACCTTCAATTATAATTTCGCCAAATTCATAAGAATCTATTATCATAGTTTATACCCAATTTTTCTTAAAAACTCTTTTCTTTTATTTTTATCTTCATCGCTCTCAAAACCCAGTGGTGATTCACCATCAACAACGCCTAAAACTCCTCTGCCTTGTTGTGTTTCTACAACAATTACTTCTATTGGATTTGCGCTCGCAGCAAAAATTCTTACCACTTCCTCAACCATTTTTATTCTATTCAAAACATTAATAGGATAAGCATCTTTTAAAAATATTACAAATATATGTCCAGCACCAATATTCATTGCATTTTCTTTTGCAAGTTCAATTAAATTGTCATCATTTCCTGCAAATCTTATAAGTCTTGGACCAGATGATTCATTAAATGCAATTCCAAATTTAATTGATGTTGAACTTGTAATCAATGTTTCATATAAATCTTCTACGGTTTTTATAAAATGTGATTGACCAATTATCACATTTAAATTCTCAGGATTTTTAATTTTAATTACTTTGATTTCCATAAAAATCAACCTCCTTATTATTCAACTAAAATTTCTAAAATATTAATAGGAATATTAATTTTTATTTCATCAATTCTAATTGGAAATCCAAATACATAATTTATAAAATCATATCTTTTTTCTTCAAATTGAACATTTAAATATACATCTCCGCTCTTTTTTGAAATGATTTTTATAAAGTCTGAAAAAGGTGAGTCAAGATTAATATTTGTGAGTTCTTTTACTAATTCATAAGATAAGAAGCAATACACCTTTGGATAAATTTTTATGTTTTTTATAAAAATTTCCTCATTTTCTTTAAGCTCACCAATTTTAATTTTTTTATTATAAGTTTCACTTTCTTTTAAATATACTTTCCAACCGAATCCAATTAAATAATTTTTGTTAATATTTTTTGATATAAAAAAAAGAAAAACATAAAAAATTAAAATAAAGATAATTAAGATTATAGCTTTTTTCATAATCATTAACATTATAACACTATTTATGATATAATTTTACGATATAGTTTTTAGGAGAGATTATATGAATTATGAAGTTATTAAGATTGCTTTAACTATTTTTTCAATTAGAGTTGTTGGAATAACAATTTCAAGTTTTAGAACAATTCTTATGGTTAAGGGTGAAAAACTTTTAACATTTATTTCCTCATTCTTTGAAACTGTACTTTATGTAATTGGTTTAAATCTTGTTTTGCAACATCTTGATAACTTCTTAAATTTATCTATTTATTCTCTTGGTTTTGCAGTTGGAAATTATATAGGAATGGTCATTGATGAGAAATTGGGAATTGGATATGAAACATTTATTGTTATTCCTACAAAATGTGATGGAGAAATAACTAAACTTTTAAGAGATGAGGGTTATATAGTGACAAAAGTTAAAGGAGAAGGTTTGAAAGGTGAAAAAGATGTACTTTATGTTACCTTAAAAAGAAAGGATATTAAAAAATTTGAAAATCTTATTAAAGAGTTTGATAAAGAGGCATTTTATTTTACACTTGAAACAAAAAAAGCAAGAAAATTTACATACTTGACAAAACATTAATTTCTGTTAAACTCAATTCGTACCTTGAAGGTACTAAACAATTTTTTAGGAGGAAGCATTAGCATGATTAAAGGTAAAGTTAAGTGGTTTGACTCATCAAAGGGCTATGGGTTTATTACAAGAGATGATGGTGGTGAAGATGTCTTTGTACATTACACTGCTATTGAGGGGACAGGTTTCAAAACATTAAAAGAGGGCGATGCAGTTGAATTTGAAGTTCAAGAGGGAAAAAAGGGACCACAAGCAAAGAATGTTAAGAAACTTTCTTAATAGATAAGAATTTAAGAAGTTTCTAAAAAGCCCTGGAATTTCCAGGGCTTTTTTATTTTTATAGAAATTATTATAAAATTTATTAGAAGGAAAGGAGATAATTAAATTATGAAAAAAATTTTAATTTTAATAATTCTAATTTTTATATCTTTTGAAATAAATATAGTCAAAGGAGAAAATATATTTGTTGTTAAAAACACGAATCCATATGGTGAGAATTCATTTCTTTGGGCTATTGAAGAAGCAAATAAAGAAGGTGGAATAATTAAATTTGATATACCAAAAGAAGATAAAAATTTTAACGGGAAAAGCTGGACTATTTTTTTAAGAAGTAATTTACCAACAATAGAAAGAAAAATTATAATTGATGGATTGTCTCAAAATGAAAAATATACTGATTTAGAAAAAAACACCCCTTTAATTGATATTGATGCATCTTTAATAACTTCTGATTCATTGTTTACATTTAAATATGATTTTGAATTATCTGGTCTAAATTTTAAAAATTTTAAAAGCAAAGATTATATAAGAATTGAAACAAATAGGGGAACAATTAAAAATATTTCAATTGATAATGGAGACACTGGTATTCATCTTTTTAAATCAAGTAATATTAAAATTTTAAATTCTACTTTTAAAAATTTAAATTATGGCATTTATCTATATTATTCAAATTATAATATTATAGATGAAGTTAATATTGAAAATTCAACTTTTGGAATAAGATTTTATTTTTCTTCATCAAATGAAATAAAAAATTCAATTTTTAAAAATAGTCAGACTGGTATAAGAATTTTTTATAATTCACTGAGAAATAAAATATATAAAAACACCATTTTAAATAATGAAGATGGAATATTTTTAAGGGATAGTTTTGGAGAAAAGAATGATTTATTTGAGAATAAATTTGTTAGTAACTTAAATGGAATACATCTTTATTATGGAACAGCCTCCTTAATTTATAAAAATGAATTTTATTCAAATGAAATTGGTTTAAATATTGATTTTTTCTCTTCTGATAATTCAATATTTAATAATACATTTAAAGAAAATAATTATGGAGTTAAATTTTTTAATTCATGTGAGAAAAATATAATAAAAGAAAACATTTTTGAAAAAAATAAAAAGGGTATTTTTTTTGAAGATAAAAGCAATAGATTTAATAGTTTTTCGAAAAATATTTTTATTGATAATAATGAAAATATAAATTTAAGTGGTGGAAATGAAGGGATAACTCCAATAGAGGTTTCTTTTGCTAAAACTTTTGGAAAGAGTGTTTTGATTTCAACAAAAAGTGATAAAAAAGGTAAAATTGAAATTTTTTCTTCTGATATTTTAGGAAATAATTCAATTTCTTTTTTAGGAGAAAAAAATATCAATAATTTTGAAGAAATCTTTTATATCTTAACAAATGAAGAACTTCTTGGAAAATATATTCTCTATACTTTTACTGATGATTTATTTAATACATCTGAATTTGGAAAGGTTCTTATTGATAAAAAGGCACCATTTCTTGATCTTATTTTAAAAAAAACTACACAATCTGAAAAAGGGGGGAAAGTTGAATTTTTATCTGAAATTAAAAATTATGGAGATGAAGATATAGAAGGAGTTATATTTAAAATACAAATTCCAAGGGAATTTGGTGAGATAAATATTTTATCAAATCCTAAAGGTTCAAAATACAAGATTGAAAACAATCAAATAATAGTTGAAAATATAAAGGTAGCTAAAAATTCAAATGAATTCATTAAATTTTCTTTTTCAATAGGAGATAAAGTTACAATTAATACAAAATTTTCTCTTCATGGTGAGATAGAATATTTTCTTTATGGAAAATTAAAAATAATTGAAAAAAGTGACGAAAATGGCATAGATGATGGAGTGCCTCAGAGTTTTAACTTAGATGAACCAACTGAATTTACTATAACTGGTAAACCACAAATTTTGGTAGATATACCACAAAATTTAAATATAAACTCAAATTCTATTTTTTCATTAAAATTTTCCATCAAAAATATTGGAAATTATTTAGATAAAAATGTAAATATAAAAATTTCAATTCCAGATTCTTTTGACTATTTATCTTCAAATATTGGTCAGTTTAAAAGAGAGGAAAGAACATTTTATTTAAATTTTGATTCTATAAAGGAAAATGAAATTTATACTATAAACCTTGAATTTAAATCAAAAGAGACAATTTCTGACAAAAAAGAAAAAATTTCATTTTTATATAAAAGTGAAACAACAGAAATCAAAAAAGAGATAGATATTTTAATAAAAGGTGAAGGAAAAGAATCTCTTTCTTTAAGAGTTGAGGGAGAAAAGGAGACAAATTTATATTCTTTTTATAATATTCAAGTTTTTATAAAAAATAGTGGAACAAAAGAAGCAAAAGATAAAATTCTAAAGATTGCAGTTCCAAATAATTTTAATGTTTCAAATGAATTTGAAATTAAAAGTGGTTTTATTGAAATAAAAATAGATAAAATAGGTATAAATGAAGAGAAAAAAATAAGTTTAATTTTTAAATCTATTTCTTCATGTGATTCAATAAACACATTTGAATTTAATATTGATAATTTGATTTATAAGAAAGATGTTTTTATAAAATGTTTTAAAATTTTTCACAATCAAATTATTACTGGATTTCCTGATAGTACATTTAAGCCAGATATTCCAATAAAAAGGGTTGAAGTTGCAGCAATTTTGTCAAACACATTTATGTTAAGTAGAAGTAATTTAGAGACTTTACCAAAAGATGTAAAGGAGAGCCATTGGGGTAAAAATTATATATTAAATGTTATTTCAAGTGGTCTTATGAGTGGATACAAAGATGGTACATTTAAACCAGATGAACCACTAAAAAGATCTGAAGCAGCAGCAATTATTTTTAAAATTCTTTCATTAGAAGAAGACTTTGGAAATTACTTTAAAGATATTCCTTCTTCATATTGGGCAAAAGGAATAATAGGAGGAGTCTATAAAAGTGGAATTATTTCAGGTTATAAAGATAAAACTTTTAAAGGCGAGAAGAGTGTAACAAGGGCTGAATTTTTGGTTATGCTTCTAAAAGCAATTGGAAGAGAAGGGAATCTTGGTGAGATAAATAAATTTAAAGATTTAGATAAAAATCACTGGGCATATAAATATATTCTTGAATCAACAATACCACATATACTTATTAATCCTCAAAGAATAAAAGAAATAAAATTAGGACAAAGAGTGTTGCCTATATTTATTGAAAAAGATACTTCATTTTTACAAATTCTTAAAATAGGTGACAAATTAAAAGTATCTATTCCATTTCTATATGAGGATTTAAAAGAAATAGAAGTTGAAATTTTAGAAAACGGATTTAAATTGAATCCCTAAAATTTTAATTTAAAAAGAAGTAAGTAAATTAAAATTAACAAAATAGAAGAAAAAGAAATTGATGTTGTTAAACTTTTATACATTTTAGATATCTCACATTTAAAATAATTCATAGTTACAATTAGACAAAGATGAAGCGGAGAGAAAAGAATCCCACAAACTGCACCACTATAGGCAAGTCCCATTAAAGAGAAAGAAAGAGTTCCATTTGGATAAAAAAGATTTAAAATTATTGGGTATGATATTGCAACACCCATAGATGTTAAACCAGTTAAAAATGCACTTATAAATGGCATTAAAAAAATAATAAGAAAAGGAGATATTTTAAGAATTGAAAGTGAAATTGATATATCATTTGCTATTCCAGAATTTAAAAGGTTTCTAAAGAAATAAACACCTATTGGTAAAAATAAATTATCTAAATTTATAGATTTTTTAATATAATCTATTAATTCTTTTTTATTTGGTTTTAAAAATAAAATAGAGAGAATAAGAGAGATTCCGATTGCAAATACAACCTCAAAATTAAAAACAAGGATAAGAATTAAAATTAAAAGAATTGGTGAAAAATATTTTAGAAAATTTTTAAAACTTCCATCTTCACTTTTATTTTCTGGTACATAAACTCCCTTAAAACCAATTAAAATTCCTACAAAAACAAGAACCAAGGGAATAAAAATGTGAGCAAGTAGTGCACTTCTAATTGAAACATTTAAAAATTTTGCAGCAAGAATTATACCAGGATAAGTAGGGAAAGCTCCTTCAAGAACATGTCTAAACCAATAATTCATGTATGCTTTTTTTTCATTTGTTGTTTTTATATCTTTTGTTAAACTATCTACAAGAGGTGCTGAAAAAAGAGCTCCTCCGGGCATTGGTAAAAGGCCAATAAGCATAGATGAAAGAAAAATAGTTATTTTTCTTTTTGGAAAAAGTGAATTAAGATTTTTAATCATTTTCGAAAGTATCTCTTTTCCTTGAAGAAGATATGAAAGAAAATATATTAAAATAAGAGTAATTATTAATTCAATTGTATCTTTTAATGTTAAGGCATTATAAAAATTTTTAAATAGATTATATGGTTTATATGGATAGATTAATCCAAGAATTGTAGCACCAATTATTAAAGATATCCCTGGTTTAATCTTCTTTTGTATAAGAAATACAATCAATAAAAAAGAGAGAATAATCTTTAAAATAGTCATTTAAATTGACTCAAACCTTTCCCATAAGTTTTTCGCTACTCTAATGCTCTCATAAAATATTTTTTCTTCATCAATTCCTAAAATTTTTCCATCTTTCAAAATTATCTCTCCATTAACATAAACATCACTCACAAATCTACTTGAAAGACCAAATATAAAATGTCCAAAGAAATTAGTTTCATTTAATGGGGTAGGAGGATTGTAATTAAGTAAAACAAAATCGCTTTTGTAATCTTCTTTAATCTCTCCAATTTTTTCATTAAATATAAGTTTGGCAATTTTTGGATTATTTACAAATAAAAGTTTGTAAGACTCATTAAAACCAATATTAGAGTTTTGTTTTTCATGTTTATGAGCGATATATAAAACTTGGGTTTCTCTAAACATATCTTGCGTAAATCCATCTGTTCCTAATCCCACAACTACACCTCTGTTTAATAAAGAAAAAATATCTGGTAAACCAACTGCATTGTTCATGTTTGATTCAGGATTATGAACAACAATTGATTTTTTATCCTTGATTAGATCTTTCTCTTTTTCATCTATATGAACACAATGAATAAGGAGCGTTTTTTCATTTAACATATTCTCTTTGTTCAATCTTTCGATAGGAGAAAGTCCAAAAAAACTTAAATTATAATCTCTATCAAATTTGTCTTCAGATAAGTGAACATGAAAAGATGTTTTTTTATCTTTTCCAATTTCACTACACATTTTAAGTGTTTTTTCACTAATTGTAAAAAGAGCATGTAAACCAAAGGTTGGAACTATCATTTTATCCTCTCTTTTTTCGGTTTTCTCAATAAATCTTAAATTTTCAAAAATAGACTCTTTTGCCTTTTCTTCTCCCCATCTATCAGATACCTCGAAACATGTTGATAATCTTAATTTAATTAGATTTTGAGCATTTTCAATTTCATCTAGACTATATTTAATGAATCCGAAACTTGCATGATGGTCTATAATTGTTGTTACACCACATTTTACCGCGTCAATGATCCCTATTAATGCAGAGTAATATATAGACTCTCTATCAAGTGCTAAATCTAATTTCCACCAAAGTTTGTCAAGTATCTCATAAAAATTCCTTGGAGAGGCTTGTTTTAAACTTATACCTCTTGCAAGAGATGAGTAAAGGTGATCATGAGAAATAATTAGTCCAGGAATTAATAATTTACCTTTTCCATCTATTATTTCACAATTATAATTTTTTAATTCATCTTCATTTTCAAAAATTTTTATTATTTTATTATTAAAAACAATCACACCATTTTTAATAAATTTAGGATTCTCCCCTCCAGTAAAAATTGATATATTCTTAATTGCTTTCATTCATTCCTCCAAATAATAAAATTTCATAAAAATTTTATCACAATATATAATTAAATGGATGAGTGAGATTTTTCATTACATTTTAAATCTAATAGATAAATTAGGATATTTAGGTTTATTTTTTGCAATGGTTTTAAATGGTTCTTTTATACCAATATCTTCAGAAATTTTTATAATACCAGCAGGATACCTTGCTTCAAAGGGAGATTTTAACCTTTTACTTGTCATTCTTTCTGGTTCATTGGGAAGTCTATGTGGTTCATTAATAAATTATTTTATTGGTTTTAAAATTGGGAGACCATTTATAGAGAAATATGGAAAGGTTTTAAGAATTAAAAAAGAAACATTAGATAAAGGAGAGGAGTGGTTCAAAAATTATGGAATTTATGCAGTGTTTTTTACAAAATTTATACCAACAATAAGACAATATATAACAATTTTACCTGGAATATTAAAAATGAACATCATTAATTTTGCCATTTTTTCCTTTATTGGTGATATTTTTGTTGTTACTTTTATGACTTTAATAGGTTACTTCTTTGGAGAATATAGGGATATTTTAAGACAATATATAGATGAAATATATATAATATTTTTTACTTTAATTCTTCTTGGAGTTATTGTATATATTTTCTTTAGATTATTTAAAAAAAGAAAAGGGATAGAAAAACTTATTTGATATATAATTATTACATGGAATTAAAAGAATTTATTAATTTGGTTGAAGAAATATATTTGAGTTTACCTAAAGATATAAAATCTTCACTTGAAAATATTGAAATAACAGTTGAGGAGAAAGATAAAGGCCTTTTACTTGGTTTTTATAGGGGAGTACCATATAAATATAGAGGTCCTCATTATAATTTTGTTCTTCCTGACAAAATAGTTTTATTTAAAGAGGAAATCGAAAATGCGTCAATTCTAGAAAATATTTCTGTGAAAGAGAAGATAAAAAAAGTTTTACTTCATGAAATAGGACATTACTTAGGATTAAGTGAAGAGAAATTAAGAGAATTGGGAGTATATTAAATGGCACAATTAATTTTTATTTTATTGTTTCTTATTTTTATTCTTTATGTTTTATCAAAATCTAAAGCAAGAATTAAACCTCAAATTGTTATATTGATATTTATCCCGTTTATAACTATTATTATTTTAAATCTTCTTTCAACAATTTTTGTTGATTATTATTTTTTTGATAGTGTAAAGTATAAAAGTGTATTTTTTATTAGATTTTTCATAAATCTAGCAATAAAAGGTGCAGTTTTTGTAATTACTTTTTTAATGCTTTATTTTATTACAAAATTTGAGTATATACTTACTCCTTTTGAAACTCCAGAAAGAAAAAGGGAAAAGATAATTTTTAAAATTATTCATTTTATAATTGTTCTTATTTCATCAATAATATTCACAACACTAATTAACTTTAATTACAACAATATTTTAATGTTTTTTAATAGAGTTCCAACAGGAGTAATAACTGAAATTTTAAATAAAGACATTTCATTTTATCTATTTACTCTTCCTTTCTTGAATGATTTATCAAATATATTTCTCTCTATTTTAATATTTATTCTTTTATTTTCTATATTTTTCTTCTTTCTTCTTTCAAAATTAAAGTACACCCTTTCAATTAAGTTAAAAGATGAAGATATACAGAGAAAGTTGTTAAAAATAGTGTCATTTATAGTTTTTGTAATTTCTTTAAAAACTTATCTTGCAATTTATAATTTAATGTTTTCAAAAAGAGGTGCAGTTTATGGAATAGGATATACAGATTATTATATTAGAATTCCAATTTATTATATACTAATAATTATTTTAATACTTCTTGGTATTGTCCTTTTATTTATTAATAATAGAATTTTTTTAAAAAAAAGAAGAACATTTATAATTTTAACCTCTTTTTCTCTTATTATAATTTTATTTTTATATTCTATACTTCCCTCAATTTATCAAAGATTTGTTGTAAATCCAAATGAACTTTCAAGAGAAAGCATTTTTTTAGAATATAATATTAAATACACTAGATATGCTTATGGCATAGAGGATTTTAATTTTATAGAAATTGGGAATGTTTCAAATATAACAAAAGAAGTGGTAGAAAATAATCAAACAGTTATAAATAGTGCTAGAATTTGGGATCCAAGAGCACTTAAAGATACTTATAAAGAAATACAAGGTATAAGACCTTATTATAAATTCAATGATGTTGATATAGATAGATATATCATAAATGGGTTATTAAGAGAAGTTATGATATCAGCAAGAGAACTTGATAAGAATCTTCTCCCTGCTGATTCAAGAAGTTGGGTTAATCTTCATCTTAAATTTACACATGGATATGGAGTGTGCATGAGTGGAGTGGATGAAAGTACTCCTGAGGGACTACCAGTTCTTTTAATAAAAGATATACCTCCAAAAGTTGAAATAGATGGTGTTAAAATTACAAGATCTGAAATTTATTTCGGTGAATTAACAAATGATTATATTTTTGTTAATACTTCAACAGAAGAATTTGATTATCCAAAAGGTAATGAGAATGTATATACAAAATATAAAGGTGAAAGTGGAGTAAAAATAGACAATCTATTTAGAAAAATAATTTTTGCTATGCATTTTGGTGATATAAATATTCTTCTTTCAAGATATTTAACCAAAGGATCAAGAATCCTCTATTATAGAGAAGTTCTTGAAAGAGTAGATAAAATTGCACCTTTTCTTCTTTATGGATATGATCCTTATATTGTAATAGATAAGAACGGTAATTTGTTTTGGATAGGTGATGGATTTACAATCTCAAATACTTTTCCATACTCTGAAGGAGTAAAATATGGAGATATAATGCTTAATTACATAAGAAATTCTGTAAAATTTACTGTAAATGCATATAGTGGAGAGGTTAATTTTTATATTACAGATGAGAATGATCCATTAATAAAGGTTTATAGAAAAATTTATAAAGATTTATTTAAATCAATTGATGAGATGCCTGAAGATTTAAGAGAACATTTGAGATACCCAGATGATCTTGTTGAGATCCAATCTTATATTTTAAGAGATTATCATATGAAAGATGTTCAAGTTTTTTACAATAGAGAAGATAGATGGGAAAAAGCAAAAGAGAAATACATTCAAGATATACAACCTATTATTCCATATTTTATTTTTATGAATATTGATGGAAAAGTTGAATTTGTAAATATTCTTCCTATGACGCCAGTTGGAAAGGGAAATCTTATCTCGCTCTTTGTTGGGAGATGCGATAAAGAAAATTATGGTAAAGTTATAATTTACCAATTTTCAAAAGAAAC
Coding sequences:
- a CDS encoding adenosine-specific kinase: MFMEIKVIKIKNPENLNVIIGQSHFIKTVEDLYETLITSSTSIKFGIAFNESSGPRLIRFAGNDDNLIELAKENAMNIGAGHIFVIFLKDAYPINVLNRIKMVEEVVRIFAASANPIEVIVVETQQGRGVLGVVDGESPLGFESDEDKNKRKEFLRKIGYKL
- a CDS encoding S-layer homology domain-containing protein, giving the protein MKKILILIILIFISFEINIVKGENIFVVKNTNPYGENSFLWAIEEANKEGGIIKFDIPKEDKNFNGKSWTIFLRSNLPTIERKIIIDGLSQNEKYTDLEKNTPLIDIDASLITSDSLFTFKYDFELSGLNFKNFKSKDYIRIETNRGTIKNISIDNGDTGIHLFKSSNIKILNSTFKNLNYGIYLYYSNYNIIDEVNIENSTFGIRFYFSSSNEIKNSIFKNSQTGIRIFYNSLRNKIYKNTILNNEDGIFLRDSFGEKNDLFENKFVSNLNGIHLYYGTASLIYKNEFYSNEIGLNIDFFSSDNSIFNNTFKENNYGVKFFNSCEKNIIKENIFEKNKKGIFFEDKSNRFNSFSKNIFIDNNENINLSGGNEGITPIEVSFAKTFGKSVLISTKSDKKGKIEIFSSDILGNNSISFLGEKNINNFEEIFYILTNEELLGKYILYTFTDDLFNTSEFGKVLIDKKAPFLDLILKKTTQSEKGGKVEFLSEIKNYGDEDIEGVIFKIQIPREFGEINILSNPKGSKYKIENNQIIVENIKVAKNSNEFIKFSFSIGDKVTINTKFSLHGEIEYFLYGKLKIIEKSDENGIDDGVPQSFNLDEPTEFTITGKPQILVDIPQNLNINSNSIFSLKFSIKNIGNYLDKNVNIKISIPDSFDYLSSNIGQFKREERTFYLNFDSIKENEIYTINLEFKSKETISDKKEKISFLYKSETTEIKKEIDILIKGEGKESLSLRVEGEKETNLYSFYNIQVFIKNSGTKEAKDKILKIAVPNNFNVSNEFEIKSGFIEIKIDKIGINEEKKISLIFKSISSCDSINTFEFNIDNLIYKKDVFIKCFKIFHNQIITGFPDSTFKPDIPIKRVEVAAILSNTFMLSRSNLETLPKDVKESHWGKNYILNVISSGLMSGYKDGTFKPDEPLKRSEAAAIIFKILSLEEDFGNYFKDIPSSYWAKGIIGGVYKSGIISGYKDKTFKGEKSVTRAEFLVMLLKAIGREGNLGEINKFKDLDKNHWAYKYILESTIPHILINPQRIKEIKLGQRVLPIFIEKDTSFLQILKIGDKLKVSIPFLYEDLKEIEVEILENGFKLNP
- a CDS encoding DUF401 family protein; its protein translation is MTILKIILSFLLIVFLIQKKIKPGISLIIGATILGLIYPYKPYNLFKNFYNALTLKDTIELIITLILIYFLSYLLQGKEILSKMIKNLNSLFPKRKITIFLSSMLIGLLPMPGGALFSAPLVDSLTKDIKTTNEKKAYMNYWFRHVLEGAFPTYPGIILAAKFLNVSIRSALLAHIFIPLVLVFVGILIGFKGVYVPENKSEDGSFKNFLKYFSPILLILILILVFNFEVVFAIGISLILSILFLKPNKKELIDYIKKSINLDNLFLPIGVYFFRNLLNSGIANDISISLSILKISPFLIIFLMPFISAFLTGLTSMGVAISYPIILNLFYPNGTLSFSLMGLAYSGAVCGILFSPLHLCLIVTMNYFKCEISKMYKSLTTSISFSSILLILIYLLLFKLKF
- the ssnA gene encoding putative aminohydrolase SsnA — its product is MKAIKNISIFTGGENPKFIKNGVIVFNNKIIKIFENEDELKNYNCEIIDGKGKLLIPGLIISHDHLYSSLARGISLKQASPRNFYEILDKLWWKLDLALDRESIYYSALIGIIDAVKCGVTTIIDHHASFGFIKYSLDEIENAQNLIKLRLSTCFEVSDRWGEEKAKESIFENLRFIEKTEKREDKMIVPTFGLHALFTISEKTLKMCSEIGKDKKTSFHVHLSEDKFDRDYNLSFFGLSPIERLNKENMLNEKTLLIHCVHIDEKEKDLIKDKKSIVVHNPESNMNNAVGLPDIFSLLNRGVVVGLGTDGFTQDMFRETQVLYIAHKHEKQNSNIGFNESYKLLFVNNPKIAKLIFNEKIGEIKEDYKSDFVLLNYNPPTPLNETNFFGHFIFGLSSRFVSDVYVNGEIILKDGKILGIDEEKIFYESIRVAKNLWERFESI
- a CDS encoding DUF5698 domain-containing protein translates to MNYEVIKIALTIFSIRVVGITISSFRTILMVKGEKLLTFISSFFETVLYVIGLNLVLQHLDNFLNLSIYSLGFAVGNYIGMVIDEKLGIGYETFIVIPTKCDGEITKLLRDEGYIVTKVKGEGLKGEKDVLYVTLKRKDIKKFENLIKEFDKEAFYFTLETKKARKFTYLTKH
- a CDS encoding metallopeptidase family protein, which produces MELKEFINLVEEIYLSLPKDIKSSLENIEITVEEKDKGLLLGFYRGVPYKYRGPHYNFVLPDKIVLFKEEIENASILENISVKEKIKKVLLHEIGHYLGLSEEKLRELGVY
- a CDS encoding cold-shock protein gives rise to the protein MIKGKVKWFDSSKGYGFITRDDGGEDVFVHYTAIEGTGFKTLKEGDAVEFEVQEGKKGPQAKNVKKLS
- a CDS encoding MTH938/NDUFAF3 family protein, which gives rise to MIIDSYEFGEIIIEGKVYKSDLIIIEDKIIENWWREEGHLLKEADLFEVLKYKPEVLIIGTGANGLMRVSEDLIKKLKDEKIEYYILKTKEAVKKFNEIDNKRKAGAFHLTC
- a CDS encoding DedA family protein; this encodes MSEIFHYILNLIDKLGYLGLFFAMVLNGSFIPISSEIFIIPAGYLASKGDFNLLLVILSGSLGSLCGSLINYFIGFKIGRPFIEKYGKVLRIKKETLDKGEEWFKNYGIYAVFFTKFIPTIRQYITILPGILKMNIINFAIFSFIGDIFVVTFMTLIGYFFGEYRDILRQYIDEIYIIFFTLILLGVIVYIFFRLFKKRKGIEKLI